The DNA region TTTCTTGTGTCTAATTCCCTTATCTATCTCCTTCATCTTCTTCACGAACATTGTTGAATCTGTactaaataaatttttcatttatCAGACGAAAAAGAAAAGATGGGAAATTGCCAAGCAGTTGATGCAGCAGCACTAGTGATACAGCATCCAAATGGAAAGCTTGAGAGGATGTATTGGCAGATTACCGCAAATGAGGTGATGAAAGTGAATCCGGGACATTATGTATCTCTCATAATTCCGTTGCCGGCCTCCGGCGACGAGAGCTCCGGTGACGGCGGCAGGACCGTGAGGTTCACTCGAGTGAAGCTTCTCCGGCCGAGCGACACTCTGGTTCTTGGCCGGGCTTATCGCCTTGTCACCACTCAAGGTCCGTTTTTCCAAGCCATGTTGTACTCGTGGTGATGATTTATGCTA from Primulina tabacum isolate GXHZ01 chromosome 14, ASM2559414v2, whole genome shotgun sequence includes:
- the LOC142524526 gene encoding uncharacterized protein LOC142524526 isoform X1 — encoded protein: MGNCQAVDAAALVIQHPNGKLERMYWQITANEVMKVNPGHYVSLIIPLPASGDESSGDGGRTVRFTRVKLLRPSDTLVLGRAYRLVTTQEVMKVLRAKKHAKMKKNQSDSGENMLVAENTGSEILAENSGLEKNDHQTQGKRLDKHRQRTANSTAGRPKSWRPSLQSISESAS
- the LOC142524526 gene encoding uncharacterized protein LOC142524526 isoform X2, producing MGNCQAVDAAALVIQHPNGKLERMYWQITANEVMKVNPGHYVSLIIPLPASGDESSGDGGRTVRFTRVKLLRPSDTLVLGRAYRLVTTQEVMKVLRAKKHAKMKKNQSDSGENMLVAENTGSEILAENSGLEKNDHQGKRLDKHRQRTANSTAGRPKSWRPSLQSISESAS